One window of the Rhodothermus sp. genome contains the following:
- the aroC gene encoding chorismate synthase codes for MLRYLTAGESHGEALIGIVEGMPAGVPLTAEVINEQLARRWQGYGRGGRAKIEQDRVYIYSGVRFSKTIGSPIALRIDNAAYHRDRAHWPEVMAVEGTGEGIEKITLPRPGHADLVGAQKYGFDDLRPVIDRASARETAMRVACCTIARQLLRQFGIQVGSHVLRIGQVGYKRPEDWQHRVEALIAEGAEALARAADQSPVRMLDPALTEQAIAHIQETKKQGDSLGGVYEVVVTGVPPGLGSYVHWDRRLDGQLAQAILSIQGQKAVEIGDGIAAASRPGSQVHDPIILENGHFRRRSNHAGGLEGGVTTGMPIIVRGYMKPIPTLIKPLETVDIATGEAQPTRYERSDITSVPAASVVAEATVAFVIANAFLEKFGGDSLEEIRRRYKAEMGALPPVKAKVE; via the coding sequence ATGTTACGTTATCTGACCGCCGGTGAATCGCATGGCGAAGCCCTGATCGGCATTGTCGAGGGAATGCCAGCCGGGGTACCCCTGACAGCCGAAGTGATCAATGAGCAGCTGGCTCGCCGCTGGCAGGGCTACGGTCGGGGTGGCCGGGCCAAGATCGAGCAGGACCGGGTGTATATCTACTCGGGCGTACGCTTTTCGAAGACAATCGGCAGCCCGATTGCCCTGCGGATTGATAATGCAGCCTATCATCGCGATCGGGCTCACTGGCCTGAAGTGATGGCTGTGGAAGGTACGGGCGAAGGGATTGAGAAGATCACACTCCCCCGACCCGGGCATGCCGATCTGGTAGGGGCCCAGAAGTATGGATTTGACGATCTGCGGCCGGTGATCGATCGGGCCAGCGCCCGTGAGACGGCCATGCGCGTGGCCTGCTGCACCATCGCTCGCCAGCTTCTGCGTCAGTTTGGTATTCAGGTCGGGAGCCATGTGCTGCGAATCGGACAGGTCGGCTATAAGCGCCCGGAAGACTGGCAGCATCGGGTGGAAGCGTTGATTGCCGAAGGCGCCGAGGCACTGGCCCGGGCAGCCGATCAAAGTCCCGTGCGCATGCTGGATCCAGCTCTGACCGAACAGGCCATCGCGCACATTCAGGAAACTAAAAAGCAGGGCGATTCTCTGGGGGGCGTCTATGAAGTTGTGGTAACGGGAGTGCCGCCGGGGCTGGGCTCTTATGTGCACTGGGATCGGCGGTTGGACGGCCAGCTGGCCCAGGCCATTCTATCGATTCAGGGACAGAAAGCGGTGGAGATTGGCGACGGTATAGCAGCCGCTTCGCGGCCTGGCTCGCAGGTGCACGATCCAATCATACTGGAGAACGGTCACTTTCGACGGCGCTCCAACCATGCCGGAGGACTGGAAGGGGGAGTCACCACGGGCATGCCCATCATTGTGCGTGGCTACATGAAGCCCATCCCCACGCTGATCAAGCCGCTGGAGACCGTCGACATCGCCACGGGCGAGGCGCAACCCACGCGCTACGAGCGCAGCGACATTACCAGCGTACCGGCGGCATCCGTCGTGGCCGAGGCTACCGTGGCCTTTGTCATTGCCAATGCCTTTCTGGAAAAGTTCGGCGGCGACAGCCTGGAGGAGATCCGGCGTCGCTATAAGGCCGAGATGGGTGCACTGCCACCTGTGAAGGCAAAAGTGGAATAA